In Paenibacillus sp. FSL M7-0420, a single genomic region encodes these proteins:
- a CDS encoding manganese catalase family protein gives MFTRMDEIMIEIPDVEKPDPNAAAAVQELLGGKFGEMSTLNNYLYQSFNFRSKDKLKPFYDLVMSITAEELGHVELVSHAVNKCLRGSTAYKKPDSTPLADVKDARLSYHFLAGAQGAMPFDSMGNPWTGANVFNSGNLVEDLLHNFFLECGARTHKMKVYEMTDHPAARAVVGFLLVRGGVHVVAYAKALEIATGVNVTKLVPIPSLDNKAFNEARKYEEKGVHTKLYTWSDKDFSSIDQIWKGTHPEDGLPLEVIQGVPEGFPIPEAPELKEEFAPGISAEEFKEIAKRLKMAGNIHD, from the coding sequence ATGTTCACACGTATGGATGAGATTATGATTGAAATCCCGGACGTCGAGAAACCAGATCCTAATGCTGCAGCAGCCGTACAAGAGCTGCTCGGAGGCAAATTCGGTGAAATGTCAACACTCAATAACTACTTGTACCAGTCCTTCAACTTCCGCTCCAAGGACAAGCTGAAGCCCTTCTACGACCTGGTAATGAGCATTACCGCCGAGGAGCTGGGCCATGTTGAGCTGGTCTCCCACGCCGTGAACAAATGTCTAAGAGGTTCCACGGCTTATAAGAAACCGGATTCCACGCCGCTTGCGGATGTCAAAGACGCACGGCTGTCTTATCATTTCCTGGCAGGCGCACAGGGGGCCATGCCGTTCGATTCGATGGGCAATCCATGGACCGGAGCCAATGTGTTCAACAGCGGCAACCTCGTGGAAGATCTCCTGCATAACTTCTTCCTGGAGTGCGGGGCCAGAACCCATAAAATGAAGGTCTACGAAATGACCGACCACCCTGCAGCCCGGGCGGTAGTCGGCTTCCTGCTTGTCCGTGGAGGTGTTCACGTGGTCGCTTACGCCAAGGCGCTGGAGATTGCCACAGGCGTCAATGTTACCAAGCTGGTGCCTATTCCTTCCTTGGACAACAAAGCATTCAATGAAGCCAGAAAGTACGAGGAAAAAGGCGTTCATACGAAGCTGTATACCTGGAGCGATAAGGATTTCAGCTCCATTGACCAGATCTGGAAGGGTACTCACCCCGAGGACGGGCTTCCGCTTGAGGTCATTCAGGGCGTACCGGAAGGCTTCCCTATCCCCGAGGCCCCGGAATTGAAGGAAGAATTCGCACCGGGCATCTCTGCCGAGGAATTCAAGGAGATTGCCAAACGGCTTAAAATGGCCGGGAATATTCATGACTAG